A genomic window from Chitinophagaceae bacterium includes:
- a CDS encoding DUF1905 domain-containing protein codes for MIQFTAIVLKFDQQGEKTGWTYIEIPAAKAGKLKPGNKKSFRVKGKLNEYAIKQAALLPMGNGNFILPLNGTMRKQLGVRKGEKLRVQLEVDEKPLRLSPALMSCLADDPDAMSYFKTLAPSHQHYYSKWIEEARAAPTKEKRIAQAINAFLRKQSFSEMMRALKKERDELL; via the coding sequence ATGATTCAATTCACGGCCATCGTATTAAAGTTTGATCAGCAAGGTGAAAAAACCGGTTGGACGTATATTGAAATTCCTGCTGCCAAAGCAGGCAAACTGAAACCCGGTAATAAGAAATCATTCCGTGTAAAAGGCAAGCTGAATGAGTATGCTATTAAGCAGGCGGCATTGCTTCCGATGGGCAACGGTAATTTTATTCTGCCGTTGAATGGAACCATGCGAAAGCAACTCGGTGTGCGCAAAGGTGAAAAGCTGAGGGTGCAATTAGAAGTGGATGAAAAACCTTTGCGTCTTTCACCTGCACTCATGAGTTGTCTTGCGGATGATCCGGATGCCATGAGTTATTTCAAAACCTTGGCTCCTTCTCATCAGCATTACTATTCTAAATGGATTGAAGAAGCAAGGGCAGCACCTACTAAAGAAAAGCGAATTGCGCAGGCCATCAATGCCTTTCTCCGTAAGCAAAGTTTTTCAGAAATGATGCGCGCACTAAAGAAAGAGCGTGATGAACTGCTTTAG
- a CDS encoding T9SS type A sorting domain-containing protein, giving the protein MINQYTLLGRQIAAITTLPFSSYSKMTLFFCASFLSSFSISFGQSVPVKEWDKSFGGAKHDEMYTIIQTNDGGYLLGGDSDSPIGGEKSQGTQGLNDFWVVKTDASGNKEWDKRFGGNSKEEMFTLLQTPDNGYILGGWSMSNINGDQTQASRGSSDYWIVKIDENGNKLWDKRYGGPGEDELRSMAPTSDGGFIFAGESTSGIGGEKTGTNRGGYDVWIVKADGDGNLQWEASYGGVLDDRLNAIQQTADGGYIIGSWTISPAGFDVTQSGRGSTDMWLIKTDVNGVKQWDGRYGGNDNEYLYALDQTNDGGFVLGGYTRSNVSGEVTIPGKGGFDFWIVKTDANGVKQWDKRYGGTKDEKGKSIYTTTDGGFIMGGWSESDINEDKTQNTKGSVDYWVMKMDMNGNKLWDLDFGANNEERLHDIPQTSDGGFIIGGHSYSGKGGDKTQPNFGIDDFWIVKLSGTAANDTFYADTDGDGFGNVAADTIALIAPAGFVSNSTDCNDADAAINPDAIEKCNANIDDNCNGLADDSDLTVTGQISYYIDNDLDSFGSGMALHACIQPEGTALENDDCNNNNAAIYPGAVEICNAGVDDNCDGLSDDADPSITGQGTYYTDNDQDAYGTGEIILACVQPAGTAVSAGDCNDGNAAINPGAFDLCNGIDDNCDTVTDENPMAVPIVEPSGTINACTGVEVILTTALSSSLTYQWYRNVTPQEGATNNTFSTTKSGSFLVKVSTIPGCEASSAFTIINRFNFPNAKITALGNLNICETGSVDLQANSGTGLSYQWIKGSKLVDGATNIIYTATAKGNYKVTVTNEAGCSKTSGTTKVTKACKEATPLDVAAEGSMSIYPNPADNHMVIDLKLQQALNEEATIELIDLLGRVVQSTKTMVADGSLQYDLLLNSKIVAGTYLVKVIISDQLLVKTVVVK; this is encoded by the coding sequence ATGATCAATCAATATACACTTCTTGGAAGGCAGATTGCCGCAATTACCACTTTGCCGTTTTCATCCTATAGTAAAATGACGCTGTTTTTTTGTGCAAGTTTTCTTTCCTCCTTTTCAATTTCTTTTGGTCAGTCGGTACCGGTGAAAGAATGGGACAAAAGTTTCGGTGGTGCAAAGCATGATGAGATGTACACCATCATTCAAACGAACGACGGCGGTTACCTGCTTGGCGGTGATTCCGATTCTCCGATAGGTGGTGAAAAGTCTCAAGGTACGCAGGGACTCAACGATTTTTGGGTCGTAAAGACAGATGCATCAGGCAACAAAGAATGGGATAAACGTTTTGGCGGAAACTCCAAAGAAGAAATGTTTACACTGCTGCAAACCCCTGATAACGGTTACATTCTTGGTGGCTGGTCGATGTCGAATATTAACGGCGATCAGACACAGGCAAGCCGCGGCAGCAGTGACTATTGGATTGTTAAAATTGATGAAAATGGTAACAAGCTCTGGGACAAACGTTATGGCGGACCCGGTGAAGATGAATTAAGGTCTATGGCACCAACAAGCGATGGAGGATTCATCTTTGCGGGAGAATCAACTTCCGGTATCGGAGGCGAGAAGACAGGAACCAATCGCGGAGGATATGATGTATGGATCGTAAAAGCGGACGGTGATGGCAACCTGCAGTGGGAGGCATCTTATGGCGGTGTTTTAGACGACCGGTTAAATGCTATTCAGCAAACGGCAGATGGCGGTTATATTATTGGTTCATGGACTATTTCCCCTGCAGGATTTGATGTAACACAATCGGGCAGAGGTTCCACCGACATGTGGCTTATCAAGACTGATGTAAATGGCGTGAAGCAATGGGACGGCCGATATGGTGGTAACGATAATGAATATTTATATGCATTAGATCAGACAAATGACGGTGGATTTGTATTAGGCGGATATACACGTTCGAATGTAAGCGGGGAAGTTACAATACCTGGTAAGGGTGGTTTTGATTTTTGGATTGTTAAAACGGATGCCAATGGCGTAAAACAATGGGACAAACGTTACGGAGGAACAAAGGATGAAAAAGGAAAATCAATTTACACCACCACTGATGGCGGATTTATTATGGGAGGATGGTCTGAATCAGACATCAATGAAGATAAAACGCAGAACACAAAAGGATCGGTTGATTATTGGGTAATGAAAATGGATATGAATGGCAATAAGCTCTGGGATCTTGATTTTGGCGCCAACAATGAAGAGCGGTTGCATGATATTCCTCAGACCAGTGATGGAGGTTTTATTATTGGTGGTCACTCCTATTCAGGCAAAGGAGGTGATAAAACACAACCAAATTTTGGCATCGATGATTTTTGGATTGTTAAACTTTCCGGTACCGCTGCTAACGACACTTTTTATGCAGATACTGATGGCGACGGATTTGGAAATGTTGCTGCAGATACGATTGCTTTAATTGCACCAGCAGGTTTTGTAAGCAACAGCACGGACTGTAACGATGCTGATGCTGCGATTAATCCTGATGCGATTGAAAAATGTAACGCGAATATCGACGACAACTGTAACGGACTTGCCGATGATTCAGACCTTACTGTAACAGGTCAGATCAGTTATTATATTGACAACGATCTGGATTCCTTTGGGTCAGGTATGGCATTGCATGCCTGCATTCAACCAGAAGGTACCGCTTTGGAAAACGACGATTGTAATAACAACAATGCTGCGATTTATCCTGGTGCAGTTGAAATATGTAATGCCGGTGTGGATGACAACTGTGATGGATTGTCAGATGATGCTGATCCGTCCATTACCGGACAAGGAACTTATTATACTGATAACGATCAGGATGCATATGGAACCGGCGAAATCATTCTTGCTTGTGTGCAACCTGCCGGAACTGCTGTGTCTGCCGGCGACTGCAACGATGGCAATGCAGCTATTAATCCCGGCGCATTTGATCTTTGCAATGGCATTGATGACAATTGTGACACTGTTACCGATGAGAATCCAATGGCTGTACCCATTGTAGAGCCCTCAGGCACTATTAATGCCTGCACCGGCGTGGAGGTGATATTAACCACCGCTTTAAGTTCTTCTTTAACCTATCAATGGTACAGGAATGTTACACCACAGGAAGGTGCAACCAACAATACTTTTTCAACCACTAAGTCAGGCAGTTTCCTCGTGAAGGTAAGCACCATTCCGGGGTGCGAAGCATCCTCAGCATTCACGATTATTAACCGTTTCAATTTCCCTAATGCGAAGATTACAGCACTTGGCAATCTGAATATTTGCGAAACAGGTTCGGTAGATCTGCAGGCAAATTCAGGAACAGGCCTTTCCTATCAATGGATAAAGGGCAGCAAGCTTGTAGATGGTGCCACCAATATAATTTATACCGCTACCGCGAAAGGCAACTATAAAGTTACGGTAACGAATGAAGCAGGCTGTAGTAAGACATCCGGCACTACCAAGGTCACGAAAGCCTGCAAAGAAGCAACACCACTTGATGTTGCCGCTGAAGGTTCCATGTCCATCTATCCGAATCCTGCAGATAATCATATGGTGATTGATCTTAAACTTCAACAGGCACTCAACGAAGAAGCAACTATTGAATTGATAGATCTGTTGGGACGTGTTGTGCAATCAACGAAAACAATGGTGGCTGATGGTAGTTTACAATATGATTTACTGCTCAATAGCAAAATAGTGGCAGGTACATATCTGGTAAAAGTAATCATCAGTGATCAGTTGCTGGTGAAGACGGTGGTGGTAAAGTAG
- a CDS encoding sulfotransferase family protein, which produces MSLKIIGTGLGRTGTHSLKLALEELGFSKCYHMENLMEQPDDIYYWEDARAGKPVDWDTLFTGYQAAVDIPAFIYHKELLQKYPDAKMIHTTRDPESWYKSFGDTIIRATRPSFGRILGMMVRMPFSPKLRGQLRVFKFAGKFMKTLFPAGFDNKEKTIAAFHEWNRNVLASIPKEKILVFDARQGWEPLCRFLNVPVPDKPFPHSNTTVDFNSRKI; this is translated from the coding sequence ATGTCACTAAAAATTATCGGTACCGGCCTTGGGCGCACCGGAACACATTCTCTGAAACTGGCACTCGAAGAACTCGGTTTTTCAAAATGCTATCACATGGAAAACCTGATGGAGCAACCTGATGATATTTATTACTGGGAAGATGCAAGGGCAGGGAAACCTGTGGATTGGGATACACTGTTTACCGGTTATCAGGCAGCAGTAGACATTCCTGCTTTTATTTATCACAAGGAGTTGCTTCAGAAATATCCTGACGCAAAAATGATTCACACCACGCGTGATCCGGAAAGCTGGTATAAAAGTTTCGGTGACACCATCATCAGAGCAACCCGTCCTTCTTTCGGACGCATCCTCGGCATGATGGTGAGAATGCCTTTCTCACCAAAGCTTCGCGGACAACTGCGTGTATTTAAGTTCGCGGGTAAATTTATGAAAACCCTTTTCCCTGCCGGTTTTGATAACAAAGAAAAAACCATTGCAGCATTTCATGAATGGAACCGCAATGTGCTTGCTTCCATTCCGAAAGAAAAAATACTGGTGTTTGATGCCAGGCAGGGTTGGGAGCCGTTGTGTCGGTTTTTAAATGTGCCGGTTCCGGATAAACCTTTTCCGCATTCAAATACTACAGTGGATTTCAATAGCAGGAAGATTTGA
- a CDS encoding class II glutamine amidotransferase has product MCRWLAYTGAPILMGDLIIKPKDNLIHQSLHARAPRTPTNGDGFGMGWYDKQPFPGLFRSIRPAWNDTNLLDLAAHIESPLFMAHVRATSLATIQETNCHPFRYKQWLFLHNGQIAEFGKIRQALMAMVGEKYFENILGTTDSELMFHLALTYGLETDTVGAISKMVRVVESTAKKQGVEEAVWMTLGISDGKTLWGFRYGSNGKGPTLYISPSVEELKQLNPAIERKLGDFASCLVSEPIGNYQEEWDLLPENSQVVISNGEIKSSAFEH; this is encoded by the coding sequence ATGTGCAGATGGCTGGCATACACCGGAGCTCCGATACTGATGGGTGATCTGATCATCAAGCCCAAAGACAATCTCATCCATCAGAGTTTGCATGCACGGGCACCACGTACTCCCACCAACGGCGATGGCTTTGGCATGGGCTGGTACGACAAGCAACCTTTTCCCGGACTCTTCCGCAGCATTCGTCCTGCCTGGAACGATACCAACCTGCTTGATCTGGCAGCGCACATTGAATCGCCGTTGTTCATGGCGCATGTGCGTGCTACGTCACTCGCCACTATTCAGGAAACCAACTGTCATCCTTTCCGCTATAAGCAATGGTTGTTTTTGCACAATGGTCAGATTGCGGAATTTGGGAAGATCCGGCAGGCTTTGATGGCAATGGTGGGTGAAAAATATTTTGAAAACATTTTAGGCACTACTGATTCGGAGCTGATGTTTCACCTCGCGCTCACTTACGGATTGGAGACAGATACTGTGGGTGCCATTTCAAAAATGGTGCGGGTGGTGGAGTCCACTGCCAAAAAACAGGGCGTGGAAGAAGCCGTGTGGATGACGCTCGGTATTTCCGACGGTAAAACACTCTGGGGATTCCGTTATGGAAGCAATGGGAAAGGACCCACCTTGTACATAAGCCCCAGCGTGGAAGAACTCAAACAGTTGAATCCGGCCATAGAAAGAAAACTCGGCGACTTCGCTTCCTGTCTCGTCTCCGAACCCATTGGCAACTACCAGGAAGAATGGGATCTCCTTCCCGAAAATTCACAGGTAGTCATCAGCAACGGGGAAATTAAATCAAGTGCATTTGAGCATTGA
- a CDS encoding 2-oxoglutarate dehydrogenase E1 component: protein MNNFSYISNAEPAYIESLYEDFKKDPSTVEVEWKKFFEGFDFAVSNFSSNGNTAVAEVLTAQPLESKTAAETLSSAQKEIPVPAASPSASAATDMAREFGVYQLINAYREKAHLISNTNPIRKRKDRHANLELHFFGLSDADLQQEYFAGEFIGLGKTTLQKILDQLQKIYCRSIGIEYTYLVEPDELKWLKERFESGYANLRFSPDQKKRILEKLNDAVVFEKFLGTKYVGQKRFSLEGGETTIAALDAIINKAAASGVHEITMGMAHRGRLNVLANIMGKTYENIFNEFEGNVNPDTTMGDGDVKYHLGYSSEVDTTAGKKIYLKLSPNPSHLEAVNPVVSGFTRAKADTLYGGEYDSIMPVIIHGDAAVAGQGVVYECLQMSLLNGYSTGGSVHFVINNQIGFTTDFDDARTSNYCTSYAATVMAPVMHVNGDDPEAVVFAVELAVEYRQRFNKDIFVDMVCYRRYGHNEGDDPKFTQPKMYEAISKHQNPREVYTKILMDRGDIDAEMAKEMDKSFWKQLQDRLDFVKQNPLPYTYQEPELAWKKLRKSKPEDFDASPETAVTAETLSLIAKKITHIPEGFDPLKKIEQILQRGKDFFDKDHKIDWAWGELMAYASLLLEGHDVRLSGQDTIRGTFSHRHAIIYDETNNKGYNRLSELNEKQGKFMIYNSLLSEFAVLGFEFGYALANPQTLTIWEAQFGDFSNGAQTIIDQFIIASESKWQRMSGLTMLLPHGYEGQGPEHSSARLERFLQQSAEYNMAVVNISTPANFFHALRRQLYRPFRKPLIVMSPKSLLRHPKCVSDWSEMTKGGFRELIDDATITDAGKVRRVLLCSGKIYYDLLERQEKEKRDDIAIVRIEQLAPLPQKQLDAITAKYKPARFIWVQEEPYNMGAYAFLKMNWKNTELFGITRKASASPATGFSKLHAKEQLEIIDKAFEKG, encoded by the coding sequence ATGAACAACTTCTCCTACATTTCCAATGCCGAGCCGGCATATATTGAATCGCTTTACGAGGATTTCAAAAAAGATCCCTCCACTGTTGAGGTGGAATGGAAAAAATTTTTCGAAGGATTTGACTTCGCCGTAAGCAATTTTTCTTCGAATGGAAATACTGCTGTTGCAGAAGTGTTGACAGCGCAACCGTTGGAAAGCAAGACTGCCGCTGAAACTCTTTCTTCAGCGCAAAAAGAAATTCCTGTTCCTGCCGCGTCACCATCAGCAAGTGCCGCCACAGATATGGCCCGTGAGTTCGGTGTGTACCAGCTCATCAATGCCTACCGTGAAAAAGCACATTTGATCAGCAATACCAATCCGATCCGCAAACGGAAAGACCGCCACGCCAACCTTGAACTTCATTTTTTCGGATTGTCTGATGCTGACCTGCAACAGGAATATTTTGCCGGAGAATTTATCGGGCTTGGTAAAACCACCTTGCAAAAGATACTTGATCAATTGCAGAAAATTTACTGCCGCTCCATCGGCATCGAATACACTTACCTCGTTGAACCGGATGAACTCAAGTGGCTGAAAGAAAGATTTGAAAGCGGCTATGCCAACCTGCGTTTTTCACCCGATCAGAAAAAAAGAATCCTGGAGAAACTGAATGATGCCGTGGTGTTTGAAAAATTTCTGGGTACAAAATATGTAGGCCAGAAACGGTTTTCACTGGAAGGTGGTGAAACAACTATTGCGGCATTGGATGCCATCATCAATAAAGCGGCTGCTTCAGGAGTGCATGAAATCACGATGGGAATGGCACATCGCGGAAGACTGAATGTGCTGGCCAACATCATGGGAAAAACGTATGAAAATATTTTTAATGAATTTGAAGGCAATGTAAATCCCGACACTACGATGGGCGACGGTGATGTGAAATATCATCTCGGTTATTCTTCCGAAGTCGACACCACCGCGGGAAAGAAAATTTATTTAAAACTTTCTCCGAATCCATCCCACCTCGAAGCGGTAAATCCGGTGGTGAGCGGATTTACGCGTGCCAAAGCGGATACGCTGTATGGCGGAGAATATGATTCTATCATGCCGGTAATCATTCATGGTGATGCCGCAGTGGCAGGACAAGGGGTGGTGTATGAATGTTTGCAGATGTCGTTACTGAATGGCTATTCTACGGGCGGATCCGTACACTTCGTGATCAACAACCAGATTGGATTCACTACCGACTTCGATGATGCGCGCACTTCAAACTATTGCACCAGTTATGCGGCAACGGTAATGGCGCCGGTGATGCATGTGAATGGCGATGATCCGGAAGCAGTGGTGTTTGCCGTAGAGCTGGCCGTTGAATACCGGCAACGCTTCAACAAAGATATTTTTGTTGACATGGTGTGCTACCGCCGGTATGGACACAATGAAGGTGATGATCCAAAATTCACGCAACCAAAAATGTATGAGGCTATTTCAAAACATCAGAATCCGCGGGAAGTGTATACAAAAATACTGATGGACCGTGGTGATATTGATGCTGAGATGGCGAAGGAAATGGACAAGAGTTTCTGGAAGCAACTGCAGGATCGTTTGGATTTTGTGAAGCAAAACCCATTGCCGTATACTTACCAGGAACCGGAATTGGCCTGGAAAAAACTGCGCAAATCGAAGCCGGAAGATTTTGATGCTTCACCTGAAACTGCTGTAACAGCAGAAACACTTTCGTTGATTGCAAAAAAGATCACACATATTCCGGAAGGATTTGATCCGTTGAAAAAGATTGAACAAATTTTACAACGGGGCAAAGATTTTTTTGACAAGGATCATAAAATTGACTGGGCCTGGGGAGAGCTGATGGCGTACGCTTCTTTATTGCTCGAAGGTCATGATGTACGGCTCAGCGGACAAGATACCATCCGTGGCACGTTTTCACATCGTCATGCAATAATTTATGATGAAACAAATAACAAAGGTTACAACCGGTTAAGTGAATTGAATGAAAAGCAGGGAAAATTCATGATCTATAATTCGCTGCTTTCTGAATTTGCAGTGTTGGGTTTTGAATTCGGTTATGCATTGGCGAATCCGCAAACGCTTACCATCTGGGAAGCACAATTCGGTGATTTCAGCAATGGCGCGCAAACGATTATTGATCAGTTCATTATTGCTTCCGAAAGCAAATGGCAACGCATGAGCGGGCTCACGATGTTGCTGCCACATGGTTATGAAGGGCAGGGACCGGAACACTCGAGCGCACGGCTGGAAAGATTTCTGCAGCAATCGGCAGAATACAACATGGCGGTGGTAAATATTTCAACACCTGCTAATTTCTTTCATGCGTTGCGCCGGCAGTTGTACCGGCCATTCCGCAAGCCGTTGATTGTAATGAGTCCGAAGAGTTTGCTGCGCCATCCGAAATGTGTGAGTGACTGGAGTGAAATGACGAAAGGCGGATTTCGTGAATTGATAGACGATGCAACAATTACCGATGCAGGCAAAGTGCGCCGTGTATTGCTATGCTCCGGAAAAATTTATTACGATTTGCTGGAAAGACAGGAAAAAGAAAAGCGCGATGATATTGCTATTGTGCGCATTGAACAACTGGCGCCGCTACCTCAAAAACAATTAGATGCTATTACTGCAAAATATAAACCGGCCCGTTTCATCTGGGTGCAGGAAGAACCTTACAATATGGGCGCTTATGCATTTCTGAAAATGAACTGGAAGAATACAGAGTTGTTCGGCATCACGCGAAAAGCAAGCGCATCACCCGCCACCGGCTTTTCGAAATTGCATGCAAAGGAGCAGTTGGAAATTATTGATAAGGCGTTTGAAAAGGGATAA
- a CDS encoding T9SS type A sorting domain-containing protein, with protein sequence MTTIHTAFLKSMVLLLVVMLCGFRLNAQTISSFSPTSGSVGTTVTITGTGFNTTTTSNIVFFGATMASVSAATATSLTVTVPYGVNYQYITVTNLSTNLTAYSAKPFNVTTLCSTASTFAAAVVVQGGSQNVEICDMDLDGKPDLIIPDYFNNVLAVTRNTSTPGTISFAAKVTFPWASGGQPNEVSIGDFDGDGKPDVALGGNGGGTFVSVYRNTSTPGAISFATRVDFTASSGQGNGNKVIDIDGDGKPDLLSVHWSGNCLWVLRNTSSGVGNISFAAGVSFTTTSQPHKIDVGDLDGDGKPDVVITAFTSNTMSVFRNTSSPGAISFATRQDFAPGTVPYFVHIGDLDGDGKADIAVVNRDVATLAVYRNTSLPGTISFATKQDFATMAGTMTHYGVAFGDLDGDGKPDIAVGNYTLNKTSVFKNTSASGAISFATRVDLSAGISYDLGIDDFDGDGRPDIAVTNSGSTVSILMNTCLTLPIELFSFTAKQQSKEVLLAWSTASEVNNDYFSLERSSNAIDFESIGDVNGAGTSKEILNYFFTDEHPGAGINYYRLKQTDYDGQHSYSNIEAVDFRTDPLAITAYPNPFNNELTIQGTKTGGLLIVYDVMGKEVYRQETMEGATIINAEDLKAGIYLLHYTMGNKPEELRMVKF encoded by the coding sequence ATGACAACAATCCATACTGCTTTTTTGAAAAGCATGGTATTGCTACTTGTTGTCATGCTGTGTGGTTTCAGGTTGAATGCACAAACGATCAGTTCCTTTTCCCCAACGTCAGGTTCTGTGGGCACCACCGTTACCATCACGGGCACAGGATTCAATACCACTACTACCAGCAACATTGTATTCTTCGGCGCAACGATGGCAAGTGTATCGGCTGCAACAGCCACGTCGCTTACGGTAACTGTTCCATACGGTGTCAACTATCAGTATATCACGGTTACAAATCTCAGCACCAACCTCACCGCGTATTCCGCGAAACCGTTTAATGTGACTACACTGTGCAGCACGGCCTCCACGTTTGCGGCGGCGGTAGTAGTACAAGGTGGTTCACAGAATGTCGAAATCTGCGACATGGATCTTGACGGAAAGCCCGACCTGATCATTCCTGATTATTTCAACAATGTACTAGCGGTCACCAGGAACACCAGCACGCCCGGCACCATTTCGTTTGCTGCGAAGGTTACTTTTCCGTGGGCTTCGGGCGGACAACCTAATGAAGTTTCCATCGGTGATTTTGATGGCGACGGCAAACCGGATGTTGCATTGGGAGGCAATGGCGGCGGCACTTTTGTTTCTGTCTATCGCAACACCAGCACGCCCGGCGCAATCTCTTTTGCCACACGGGTTGATTTCACCGCATCATCCGGACAGGGAAACGGAAACAAAGTGATTGACATTGATGGTGATGGTAAACCGGATCTGCTTTCTGTGCATTGGTCCGGCAACTGTCTTTGGGTTTTAAGAAATACAAGTAGCGGTGTTGGAAATATTTCTTTTGCCGCCGGTGTAAGTTTTACCACTACTTCACAACCACATAAAATTGATGTGGGTGATTTGGATGGCGATGGAAAACCTGATGTGGTGATTACGGCTTTCACCAGCAATACGATGTCGGTGTTCAGGAATACCAGTTCGCCCGGAGCGATTTCTTTTGCAACACGTCAGGATTTTGCGCCGGGCACCGTTCCGTATTTCGTGCACATCGGCGACCTTGATGGTGATGGCAAGGCAGATATTGCAGTGGTAAACCGTGATGTTGCCACACTGGCCGTTTATCGCAATACGTCATTGCCCGGAACAATTTCATTCGCCACCAAACAGGATTTCGCTACCATGGCCGGCACCATGACGCACTATGGTGTTGCCTTTGGTGACCTCGACGGAGATGGCAAGCCGGATATCGCGGTTGGAAATTATACACTGAATAAAACCAGTGTATTTAAAAACACAAGTGCGTCAGGCGCTATCTCCTTTGCCACCAGGGTTGACCTATCCGCCGGCATTTCCTACGATTTGGGCATTGATGATTTTGATGGTGACGGGCGTCCTGATATTGCCGTTACCAACAGTGGCAGCACGGTTTCTATTCTCATGAATACGTGCCTCACACTGCCGATTGAACTTTTTTCATTTACGGCAAAGCAGCAATCCAAAGAAGTATTGTTAGCATGGAGCACGGCCTCTGAAGTCAACAACGATTATTTTTCTCTGGAAAGAAGCAGCAATGCCATTGACTTCGAAAGCATCGGTGACGTAAACGGCGCGGGCACTTCAAAAGAGATCCTGAATTATTTCTTCACCGATGAACATCCTGGTGCAGGCATTAATTATTACCGGCTGAAACAAACTGATTATGATGGTCAGCATTCGTATTCAAACATTGAAGCAGTTGATTTCAGAACAGACCCGCTTGCGATCACTGCCTATCCCAATCCGTTCAATAATGAGCTTACGATCCAGGGCACAAAAACCGGTGGGCTGCTGATAGTATATGATGTAATGGGGAAAGAAGTGTATCGTCAGGAAACAATGGAGGGTGCTACCATAATTAATGCGGAGGATTTAAAGGCTGGAATTTATTTGCTCCATTATACGATGGGAAACAAACCGGAGGAGTTGCGCATGGTGAAATTTTAA
- a CDS encoding leucyl/phenylalanyl-tRNA--protein transferase codes for MFALTDKLWFPDPDQAEEDGLLAIGGDLSPHRLLLAYRSGIFPWFMDEDVIFWFSPPQRMVLFPEELHISKSMKQVIRSNRFQTTKNQAFEKVIQLCAQVHQQQQSATWISKEFVQAYTRLHELGHADSIECWEQHELVGGLYGISIAKIFFGESMFSIRPNASKAALIALCESENYSLIDCQVKTDHLASMGAKNITRNNYLKLLQENIY; via the coding sequence ATGTTTGCACTCACCGATAAATTGTGGTTTCCCGATCCGGATCAGGCAGAGGAAGATGGCTTGCTTGCTATTGGAGGTGATCTTTCGCCTCACCGTTTATTGCTTGCATATAGAAGCGGCATTTTTCCCTGGTTTATGGATGAGGACGTTATCTTCTGGTTCTCCCCGCCCCAACGGATGGTTTTATTTCCTGAAGAATTACATATCAGCAAAAGCATGAAACAGGTAATACGTTCCAACAGATTTCAGACCACCAAAAATCAGGCATTTGAAAAGGTGATTCAATTGTGCGCTCAAGTTCACCAACAGCAACAATCAGCAACATGGATCAGTAAAGAATTCGTTCAGGCCTACACCAGGCTGCATGAGCTTGGTCATGCTGATTCAATAGAATGCTGGGAACAGCATGAACTGGTGGGTGGATTGTATGGAATTTCTATTGCTAAAATATTTTTCGGAGAAAGCATGTTCTCGATTCGGCCCAATGCTTCAAAAGCTGCGTTGATTGCACTTTGTGAAAGCGAAAATTATTCATTGATTGATTGCCAGGTGAAAACCGATCACCTTGCCAGCATGGGCGCAAAAAATATCACCCGGAATAATTATTTAAAGTTGTTGCAGGAAAATATTTATTGA